In candidate division WOR-3 bacterium, the genomic window GAGGGCAACCCCGTATATCCTGTTGAACATTAAGACCCCTCCTTCGCCTTTTTGACCTGCTGCATAAAGAAATCCTCTAAGGTGCGGGTGCGCGGAACTATCGCCACCACTCTGGCATCGGCTTCGCGGGCAATCGCCAGCACCTTCTCAACTTCCTCTTCGTTGCGCACCGTTAACATCAACATCCCGTCAGAGACCAAAGAACGCTGGGCTATCCTTTCAAAAGCCTTCCGAAACCTTCCCTCAACACCCTTGAGGGTAACATCAATTGACTCGACCTCAGCACCAATAATCTCACTTAACCTGCCCACCTTGACCATCCTGCCGGCAACAATAATCCCCACCCGGTCGCAAATCATCTCCACATCAGCAAGGATGTGGGTGGAGAAAAATACCGTCTTGCCCTGGTCGCGCAAACTGACAATTATATCCCGGAACTCCTTTCTGCCAATCGGGTCAAGCCCACCCATCGGCTCATCAAGTATCACCAGTTCCGGGTCGCCTATCAAAGCCTGGGCAATCCCTATGCGCTGTAACATCCCCCGCGAAAAGCCTTTCATCTGCTGACCGGCAGCATCCTCCATCCTCACCATCCTTAAAACCTGCCGGACCCTGTCTCCAATCTCATTCCTGTTTAAGCCGGAAAGTTGCCCGGCAAGTGTTAAAAACTCCCGGGCAGTGAGATATTCGTAAAAATAGGGTGACTCGGGCAGAAAACCCACCCGCCTTTTTATTTGGTGGTTGCGCGGGGGCTTACCAAAGAGAGTGGCAAAACCCTGGGTTGGCTTTGTTAGTCCAATAAGAATTTTAATGGTTGTGGTCTTGCCCGCGCCGTTCGGTCCGAGAAAGCCAAAAATCTCCCCCTTTTCAACCTGGAGATTCAGGTCAATCAGCGCCTGAACCCTCCTCATCCCAAAACCAGCACGATAAGACTTGCTCAGCCGCACCGTTTCAATCACCGGTTGGGAAACAATTCCCATAATAGACATTAGTATAAAACTGCTTCCGCACCTGTCAAGGAAATAAAAAGGGGTGGGAGTTCCCACCCCTTTACTATTTGCGGAGGTTTAGTTGTGGAGAACGAAGAAAATCCAGTAGGTCTCATCCTGCGGGTCGTCGCACATCGGGTCTAAGTCGTACATCGGGAATGAGACATCACGACCAAAGCCGTAGATACCATACTCCTGCGGCGTCTCAATTCCAATACCCGGAACATAAGTGGCGATGCCGATGCCACCAGGATACTCTGGGGTGCCGCCAAAGTCGATATAAGGACAATCATCATCGCTGCCACGAATCTGGGCATTCTGGCCCGGCTCAAGTTCGCCAAACAGGTCAGCATAAACGAGGTCTTCCTCGTCCTTGTCCTCGTCGTTGTAGCGCTTACCATCATACGGGTTCACAGGGAAGTTCCCCGGCTTGGGTTCACCGTCAACCCCGATGGGGTCGCCACCCGGGAACCACAGACACATACCTGTTTCCTCCCCGGGCGTCCACTCCATATCCTCAGGCGGATAGTTGCCATAGTGGTCAACCGCATACGCCTCAAGCGCAGTCTGGACAACATGCATATTGTTCTTCACAGATGAACGCCGCGCCCGCTCCTGGAACAAGACAAAGTTCGGAATGATGAGGGCGAGCAGGATACCGATAATCAGGATGACAACGAGCAGCTCAATCAGGGTAAAGCCTTTGTTCTTCATCTTGTTTTACACCTCCTCTCTTTTTAAGGATACGAGACCAGTAAAAATAACACGTCCCAACACAAGGCTCGCTCTTTTTAATCTCGTGATGAAACGCATCATCTTTACTGCTCTCGTTGAAATTATATCAAAACAATTATCGTTGTCAAGAAAAATTTTTAAGCTCTTAACCTCCCCTCAAATTCCCTCGAGGGTACAGGAAATCCTCTCCTCAACCCCCCTCCACCCCCGGGGTCACCCCCCTAATCCTGTCGGCCTTAAAATCCCCTTGCGGATACATCTAAAAGGGTGGTCTCAAATTGTCCTCAATAAGAACAAAAGGCTCTCAATTAAATTCAATTGGGGGAAATTGAGCCTTAAAATACCTTGCCCGTAGTTGCAAGGACCCCTATCTTAAAAACAAAAATCAGGCAAATTTACCGGGCTTATACAAATGCTTGACAAACCATTTATCATCTGTATACTTCTTTACTGAGCAGTGTGCGGCGCCTAAAAAATAGGACAGCGGTGATGGCTTTATTATTTCACTGCCAAAGACCTGTGGGGCACCACAGGGGGATTTTAAAGCAAAATCAAAGATTAGGAGGCACAATGAAACAACGCCTGTTTTGCCTGTTTTTTCTCCTCGGCTTTGTCTTTTATTCACTGGCTGGCTGGTCGGGTAGTTTCCGTTTCAGCCCGGACCTATTCGCCCTAACTACCACCACCGCCGGTGGGGAAAACTGGACCCTCCTCACATTTAAACCCAGTGCCGACCTTTCCCAAAAGCGTCTTACCACCGACTACCTGCAAAACCCTGGCAGACCCATCCTCCCCTACTGCTTTTTTACCATTGTAATACCCCAAGGGATGAAGGTAACAGATGTCAATGTTGAGGTGGAAAGGTTTGTTTCCTTAAGAGCGCCGTATCCACCCTATCCAGCCCAGCACCCGGTGCCGGTTTCCCAACGGGACCTGCCCGAGTTTGTCAAACCTGACCCTGCGGTTTATGCTAATAAAGAGCCTTGGCCCGAGAGGTTGTATGAGATTAGTCCAGTTGGAATCAAATCCGGTTTCCGGCTGGTTACCGTTTCCCTGTATCCGGTGAAGTTTGACCCGGTTACCAACTCCTATCTTGTTGCCACCCGTTTAAGGGTGAATGTTGATTACGGGTTTGATGCGACAGCAGAGGAAATAAGTTTAACCCCGAAGCAGGTTAAGGTGTTCTCTCAGGGTGTAAAAACGCTTGTGGCCAACCCCGAGGATGTCGAACGGTTTGCCCCGCAAAAAAGGGAAACCGATTTTGGCACCTATGACTATGTGGTGATTACCAACGCCACCCTTGCACCCTATTTTCAGCGCCTGGTCAACTGGCGCACCCGCACCGGTTATTCCGGGATAGTCCGCACCACCTCCTGGATAAACTCCAACTACTCCGGTCGGGACCTGCAGGAGAAGATCCGCAACTTCATCCGTGACTATTACACCAACCAAGGCACGATGTGGGTGTTATTAGGTGGTGACAATGCCATTGTCCCGGCAAGAAGGGCGCGCACATATTGCAACAGTGACACCGGCAATATCCCCTGCGACCTCTACTACGGTGATTTGCAGTGGTCTTGGGACTCGGACCACGACAGCATCTTTGGCGAATACGGGGAGGATACCACTGATCTTTATTATGATGTTTATATCGGGAGGGCAAGCGTTGATGATACGACGCAGGTAAAGACATTTGTCAATAAGGTCATCACCCACGAGACCAGTCCACCGACCGGTTATCTGCGCCGGATTCTTTTGGTTGATGACTCGCTGTGGTCTGGTTACGCCTATCGGCAGTCTAATGAGTCCATCGCCAGTATTACCCCCTCTGGGTGGAGCGATGTTTTTATCCATGAGCCGGGTAATACCACGATGGTGCGGGACTCTTTGAATAATGGGTTTCAGTTCTCACACATGGTCGGGCACGGGAATGAGACCGGGATTTATCATACGATGCCACCACCCACATATGCCTTTTATTCAAATTCGGTCATTGGCGGGCACAATAACGGGTCAAGGGTGGGGCTGATTAATTCTATCGCCTGCCATCCAGGCAATTTTGAGTATTCTGATTGTCTGGCTGAGTCAACCCATAACTGGTCTAATGGCGGCGCGCTGGCGGTGATAATGAACTCCCGCTATGGGTGGGGCACACCACCGGTGATTGGACCTTCAGAGAGGCTGGATGTGAGGTTTTACGATTTCTTTTTTAATCACGATACGATGCCCATCGGTTTGACCCATTCTGAGTCAAAGGAGGTTTACCGTAATTTGGCGAATGGTGGTAATGGCGCCTGGCGGTGGTGCTATTTTGAGTTGAATCTGTTTGGCGACCCACTGCTTTTGATGTATGAGGAGGTGCCAGCGGGGCTGAACGCCACCTTTACCAGTCCGATAAATACCGGGTCACAGAATTTTACGGTGCGGGTGTTGAGGGATACCCTGCCGGTTGCCGGTGCCCTGGTGTGTGTGCATAAGGGGAGTGAGGTCTATGCCCGCAATTACACGAACTCTTCCGGTGAGGTGACATTTTCTATCAATCCGACAACCCCAGGCTATATGTATGTGACCGCAACGAAGCCCAATTATCTGCCCGATGTTGACTCGTGTCAGGTGGTGAGCAGTGAAGTGGATGTGGGTGTTATGAGGATTGTTGCGCCAAAGGGAACGGTTGATTCCGGTAGCGCGGTGACACCGCGCGCAGTGGTGAAGAATTATGTTTCGGTGCCGGTCAGTAATGTGCCGGTGCGGTTGAGGATTGGAAGTAGTTATGATGATACCGCGGTGGTTGGCTATATTGCCGGGCAGGACACCGCGGTGGTAGAGTTTGATACCTGGGAGGCGCATCCGAGCGGAAATGTGGTGGTGAGATGCTCAACGATGCTTGCTGGTGATACCTATCCTGCTAATAATTGCCTGACTGAGACCGTGTTTGTCCGGTACCGAGATGTTGGAACAGTGTCTGTTTCTGTCCCCGCAGAGGTGGATTCAGGGGACATCGTAAGCCCGGTGGCAACAGTGCGGAACTACGGGAATACCACCGAGACATTTAATTGCCGCCTTGTTATTACCGGAACCGGTTACGAGCAGACCCGCAGTAAAACGCTCACTCCGGGAACACAGGATACGGTGATTTTCCCCAACTGGACAGCGCTGGCAAGAGGCAGCCACACCGCCCGGTGTTCAACTCAACTTACCGGAGATCAAAATACCGCTAACGACCGGGGGAGCGCAAATGTGTTTGTCCGGGTGAGGGATGCTGGCTCTATCCAAATTGTCTCACCGGTAGGGAATGTGGACTCGGCTGGAACTCTGCCCGTCCGGGCAAGGGTCCGCAATTACGGCAATACGACCGAGAGTTTCTATGTTCATTTCCGCATCGCTGGTCCATCATCCTATTATGACAGTGCCCTGGTTAACGCTCTTGGACCAGGTGAGTCAACATTGGTTAGCTTCACCGACTGGAGCTGCGGACCGCGCGGGAACTACACTACCGCCTGTTCAACCGCCCTGGCGGGTGATATGCAGCCGGCGAATAATCGGATTGGTGGCAGTTTCTCTGTCATAATTCACGATATTGCGGCAACTGGTATTGTCCGACCGGGTGCGCAGGTGGATTCAGGAGGGCAGGTGGATGTGAAGGTAGCGGTGGAGAATAAAGGCTCGGCGCAGGAAAGCGCCAAGGTATTTGTCCGAATCGGCTCCTATTATCAGGAGTCAACAAAGGTGGCAATCGCTGCGGGTGTAATTGATACGGTGACGCTGGCTTTCTGGCAGGTGAATGCCCCACGGGGTAGCGTGGTCATTTACTGCTCAACCGCGGTGAACAACGATGTCAATCCGAGTAACGACACCTTGAGCCGAGTTACCGAGGTAATAGTTCATGATGTGGCGGTAATCGGAATTATCGCCCCTAAGGATACGGTGGATTCAGGAAGCGTGGTTGCACCCCAAGCGAGGATACGAAATCTCGGCTCAGTCACAGACAGTTTTAACTGCCGCTTTACCATCTCTGATGGCTATGTGGCGCAGATGATCCTAAATCTAATTCCAGGCGCGGATTCGGTTATTACATTCCCGAACTGGGTGGCGCTCCGCACCGGCTCCTGGACCACCAAATGCACAACCCTTTTGACTCTGGATAGACAGCCAGGAAACAATCACGCCACCGGAACGGTTTTTGTTGCCGGAACAGATGTGGGTGTCGCCGCAATTTTAGCGCCAGTAGGTGAGGTTGATCCTGGACCAAATACACCCAGGGCAAGGGTTGGAAACTACTCCGCAACCCCTAAGAGTTTCAAAACCTACCTCTCGATTACACCCGATTCTGGGGGCACGCCCATTTTCCTTGATTCGGTTTTGGTTGAGAACCTTGCACCCGACTCCTTGACCGATGTGGTCTTTTCCACATGGGATGCAACCAGCGGCAGGTATCTCGTCCGCTGCTCCACCGGGCTAAGTGACTGCAACCCAGTAAATGACACATTAAGCACCCATTGCCGGGTTGTTTTGCATGATATGGCGGTGGTTTCGGTCTCGCCCCAGGGTGAGATGCGGCCACTACCGGTAAGCCCGATTATCAGGATTAGAAATGTAGGTGAGGCAACCGAGACCGGCAAGGTGTACCTGTTAATAGTGGATAGTGTCAGGGGAAACCAAGCCTATTTTGATTCTGTAGGCTTTAGTGGGGTTGGCGAAGGTGAGATGCGGGAAATAAGGCTTCCTATCTGGCAACCAACAGGCGGCTACTATCACCTGAGCGCTTACACAGTAGTAGCCGGTGATGTTAACCCTGCAAATGACACCTGCTATGCCCGGTTGCATGTCTGGTCCCAAGCTGCGGGCTGGCAACGACGCAAGGACATCCCCAGCGGCTTGCGCCGGGTCAAATATGGCGGAGCGCTAGCAGGGATGCCGGGTGGTTCAGGAAAAGTTTATGCACTCAAGGGGAATAAAAGCTTTGAATTCTATGCCTATGACCCCAATCAGGACTCATGGCTAACATTGCCACCTATCCCTGCTTTGCCTTCTAACAGAGCGGTGTATAAATCGGGTGCGATGTGTTCAGACCAGGAGCGATATATCTATGCAACCAAGGGCAATAACACGCTTGAGTTCTGGCGGTATGATATTCAAAATGACACCTGGGAGCAATTGGCAGATGTTCCTGCCGGACTCAGAACATTAAAACGGGGTGGAACCGGGCTTGCCTATGTTCGGGTTGGTGACAGTTCTTATGTGTTCTGCCTTAAGGGTTGCAACACCTTTGAGTTCTATGCCTATTCAGTGGAAAGGAACGAGTGGCAGCCAAAAGCCCAGGCACCTGCCGCACCCTCAGGAAAAAGGTTCAAGGCTGGGTCAGCACTCTGCAGTTTCAACCAGGAGCGGATTTTTGCCTTGAAATCCTATAGCAATGAGTTGTATGAATATGTAGTTGCCAGTGACACCTGGATTAATAAGAGCCCGTTGCCGAATCTCTCGTTGAGTGGCAGGCGGTCAAGGTGCCGGGATGGGGCTGCACTCACAAGTGACGACATCGCCTTGCTTTACGCCTTTACTGGTGGTAGTCAAGACTTCTTCTATGCCTATAATGTTACCACCGACAACTGGTTGGAATTGGAGCCACTGCCTTTAAGTGAAACCGGCAGGCATGTCAAGGCAGGTGCGGCGCTTGCCCATCTCAGTAATAACATCTATGCGCTGCGCGGCAATGCCACGAACGAATTCTATGTCTATCTTAAAGATACGATTGCGCTATTAACACCTCAGCCCGAGCGGTCGGGTGTGGCAGGTAATAGTGTGGCACCGAATAAGAGAAATGGTCTTTTGATCGTGCCTAACCCGGCAAAAGGCACTGTCCGCTTTGTTTTCTACGGTCAAGCCCCAGCGCAGTTAAATCTCTATTCATCTGCGGGTCAAGTGGTAGCCAAATCAACGCTCCTCCCGGGTAAGGAGTCTTGTTTGGATATTACAAAAATACCCGCAGGTGTTTACCTTGCCCGGGTCAGCACAAAAACAGCCACAACCACCCAAAAGGTGGTTGTTCGCTGATAATGTGCTTCATAAAACCTCCTTCAGGGGGCAGCTCGGCTGCCCCCTGATATTTTCTTTGGAATTATTTCAGTGGACCAACAACCTGTTCAACAACCGCAAGGAGTTCTCCTGAACGGACCAGTTCGGTCAGGCGGTTGATGTCATACTGCAACGGTCGGTCCTCCTCAAGTTTCGGAACGGTCTTGCGGATGAGTTCATAGGCGGCATTTGTGCCTTTGCCCAGTTTTAGGGGCTTGCGGAATTCAACCGCCTGCGCGCCTGCCAAGAGTTCAATCGCAACCACATACCAGGCGTTTTCAAGGATGCGGCTGGTCTTGATTGCCGAGGTGAATGACATTGAGACAAAGTCCTCCTGGTCTGCTGCCGCTGGAATTGAGCCGGTGCTTGCCGGGGCGGAAAGAATCCGGTTCTCGCAGACAAGCATCCCCTGGGTGTACTGGGTTAACATCAACCCGGAAAACATCCCCGCACCCTTGGTGAGAAATGCCGGCAGTCCAACCGACAGGTTGCGGTTCAAAAGCCGGTTGGTTCTGCGCTCCGAAAGGACCGCAATCATCGTTACCGCTGAACCTGTCAAATCAAGAGCCAGAGCCAGAGGTGTGCCCTGAAAGTTGGCACCGGTCAAATATGCCTGGTCATCAGGGAAAAAGAGCGGATTGTCCCCAACACCGTTCAGTTCGGTCTCAAACATCTGCCTTGCCCAGCTCAAGGCGTCACGCGCACCGCCCACAACCTGTGGTGTGGAACGCAGCGAATAGGCATCCTGAACCTTTTTACCCGGCTGCTTGAGCATCTCCGAATCCTCGGTCAGGCGCCTGATAT contains:
- the hutH gene encoding histidine ammonia-lyase, giving the protein MAVTLDGKSLRIEDLVRVAREKERVELSPLARERINRCRRFVEDRIAARAVMYGITTGIGELSEVILTPEETRRFQRYLVYSHSAGCGEPLPEEVVRAAMCSRINVLCNGNSGIRLKVVETLVEMLNKGVTPVVFDRGSVGACGDLSPMSQMALVLLGEGEAFYQGKRMSGAEAMKAAGIETIEFEARDGLATINGSNMTAGWGALELFDAERFFKTSEIAAALTLEVLNANMAAYDERIHQVRGYKGAITCAENIRRLTEDSEMLKQPGKKVQDAYSLRSTPQVVGGARDALSWARQMFETELNGVGDNPLFFPDDQAYLTGANFQGTPLALALDLTGSAVTMIAVLSERRTNRLLNRNLSVGLPAFLTKGAGMFSGLMLTQYTQGMLVCENRILSAPASTGSIPAAADQEDFVSMSFTSAIKTSRILENAWYVVAIELLAGAQAVEFRKPLKLGKGTNAAYELIRKTVPKLEEDRPLQYDINRLTELVRSGELLAVVEQVVGPLK
- a CDS encoding ABC transporter ATP-binding protein translates to MGIVSQPVIETVRLSKSYRAGFGMRRVQALIDLNLQVEKGEIFGFLGPNGAGKTTTIKILIGLTKPTQGFATLFGKPPRNHQIKRRVGFLPESPYFYEYLTAREFLTLAGQLSGLNRNEIGDRVRQVLRMVRMEDAAGQQMKGFSRGMLQRIGIAQALIGDPELVILDEPMGGLDPIGRKEFRDIIVSLRDQGKTVFFSTHILADVEMICDRVGIIVAGRMVKVGRLSEIIGAEVESIDVTLKGVEGRFRKAFERIAQRSLVSDGMLMLTVRNEEEVEKVLAIAREADARVVAIVPRTRTLEDFFMQQVKKAKEGS
- a CDS encoding C25 family cysteine peptidase, which produces MKQRLFCLFFLLGFVFYSLAGWSGSFRFSPDLFALTTTTAGGENWTLLTFKPSADLSQKRLTTDYLQNPGRPILPYCFFTIVIPQGMKVTDVNVEVERFVSLRAPYPPYPAQHPVPVSQRDLPEFVKPDPAVYANKEPWPERLYEISPVGIKSGFRLVTVSLYPVKFDPVTNSYLVATRLRVNVDYGFDATAEEISLTPKQVKVFSQGVKTLVANPEDVERFAPQKRETDFGTYDYVVITNATLAPYFQRLVNWRTRTGYSGIVRTTSWINSNYSGRDLQEKIRNFIRDYYTNQGTMWVLLGGDNAIVPARRARTYCNSDTGNIPCDLYYGDLQWSWDSDHDSIFGEYGEDTTDLYYDVYIGRASVDDTTQVKTFVNKVITHETSPPTGYLRRILLVDDSLWSGYAYRQSNESIASITPSGWSDVFIHEPGNTTMVRDSLNNGFQFSHMVGHGNETGIYHTMPPPTYAFYSNSVIGGHNNGSRVGLINSIACHPGNFEYSDCLAESTHNWSNGGALAVIMNSRYGWGTPPVIGPSERLDVRFYDFFFNHDTMPIGLTHSESKEVYRNLANGGNGAWRWCYFELNLFGDPLLLMYEEVPAGLNATFTSPINTGSQNFTVRVLRDTLPVAGALVCVHKGSEVYARNYTNSSGEVTFSINPTTPGYMYVTATKPNYLPDVDSCQVVSSEVDVGVMRIVAPKGTVDSGSAVTPRAVVKNYVSVPVSNVPVRLRIGSSYDDTAVVGYIAGQDTAVVEFDTWEAHPSGNVVVRCSTMLAGDTYPANNCLTETVFVRYRDVGTVSVSVPAEVDSGDIVSPVATVRNYGNTTETFNCRLVITGTGYEQTRSKTLTPGTQDTVIFPNWTALARGSHTARCSTQLTGDQNTANDRGSANVFVRVRDAGSIQIVSPVGNVDSAGTLPVRARVRNYGNTTESFYVHFRIAGPSSYYDSALVNALGPGESTLVSFTDWSCGPRGNYTTACSTALAGDMQPANNRIGGSFSVIIHDIAATGIVRPGAQVDSGGQVDVKVAVENKGSAQESAKVFVRIGSYYQESTKVAIAAGVIDTVTLAFWQVNAPRGSVVIYCSTAVNNDVNPSNDTLSRVTEVIVHDVAVIGIIAPKDTVDSGSVVAPQARIRNLGSVTDSFNCRFTISDGYVAQMILNLIPGADSVITFPNWVALRTGSWTTKCTTLLTLDRQPGNNHATGTVFVAGTDVGVAAILAPVGEVDPGPNTPRARVGNYSATPKSFKTYLSITPDSGGTPIFLDSVLVENLAPDSLTDVVFSTWDATSGRYLVRCSTGLSDCNPVNDTLSTHCRVVLHDMAVVSVSPQGEMRPLPVSPIIRIRNVGEATETGKVYLLIVDSVRGNQAYFDSVGFSGVGEGEMREIRLPIWQPTGGYYHLSAYTVVAGDVNPANDTCYARLHVWSQAAGWQRRKDIPSGLRRVKYGGALAGMPGGSGKVYALKGNKSFEFYAYDPNQDSWLTLPPIPALPSNRAVYKSGAMCSDQERYIYATKGNNTLEFWRYDIQNDTWEQLADVPAGLRTLKRGGTGLAYVRVGDSSYVFCLKGCNTFEFYAYSVERNEWQPKAQAPAAPSGKRFKAGSALCSFNQERIFALKSYSNELYEYVVASDTWINKSPLPNLSLSGRRSRCRDGAALTSDDIALLYAFTGGSQDFFYAYNVTTDNWLELEPLPLSETGRHVKAGAALAHLSNNIYALRGNATNEFYVYLKDTIALLTPQPERSGVAGNSVAPNKRNGLLIVPNPAKGTVRFVFYGQAPAQLNLYSSAGQVVAKSTLLPGKESCLDITKIPAGVYLARVSTKTATTTQKVVVR
- a CDS encoding prepilin-type N-terminal cleavage/methylation domain-containing protein, with amino-acid sequence MKNKGFTLIELLVVILIIGILLALIIPNFVLFQERARRSSVKNNMHVVQTALEAYAVDHYGNYPPEDMEWTPGEETGMCLWFPGGDPIGVDGEPKPGNFPVNPYDGKRYNDEDKDEEDLVYADLFGELEPGQNAQIRGSDDDCPYIDFGGTPEYPGGIGIATYVPGIGIETPQEYGIYGFGRDVSFPMYDLDPMCDDPQDETYWIFFVLHN